A stretch of Bradyrhizobium sp. AZCC 2262 DNA encodes these proteins:
- the rocF gene encoding arginase, whose translation MSDANAPRIALLGVPIEIGASQLGTLMGPDALRTAGIGRILDQLGFAVEDHGNMARPGVAAAEGPPPANAKYYDTIKGWIRELSERSYSLASSGAVPIFMGGDHSLSMGSVNGVARYWQEQGRPLFVLWLDAHADYNTPQTTETGNMHGMSAAFLCGEGGLDGLLGNHPRASIGPDQLDLFGIRSIDPLEKQLVFERRVAIADMRVIDEFGVGVLIRKIIERVRARNGVLHVSFDVDFLDPAVAPGVGTTVPGGATYREAHLIMELLHDSDLVRSVDIVELNPFLDERGRTARTAVELVGSLFGLQITDRRTPSNAVLPGNPWSRD comes from the coding sequence ATGTCCGACGCCAATGCACCTCGCATCGCCCTGCTCGGCGTCCCCATCGAGATCGGGGCTTCGCAACTCGGAACCTTGATGGGGCCGGACGCGCTGCGCACCGCGGGCATCGGCCGCATTCTCGATCAGCTCGGCTTTGCCGTCGAGGACCACGGCAACATGGCGAGACCCGGCGTTGCTGCCGCCGAAGGCCCGCCGCCGGCGAATGCGAAATATTACGACACGATCAAGGGTTGGATCCGCGAGCTCAGCGAGCGTTCCTATTCGCTGGCAAGCTCCGGCGCCGTTCCGATCTTCATGGGCGGCGATCATTCGCTCTCGATGGGATCGGTGAACGGCGTTGCGCGCTACTGGCAGGAGCAAGGCCGGCCGCTGTTCGTGCTGTGGCTCGACGCCCATGCCGACTACAACACGCCGCAGACGACGGAGACCGGCAATATGCACGGCATGTCGGCTGCCTTTCTATGCGGCGAAGGCGGCCTAGACGGGCTGCTCGGCAACCATCCCCGCGCCTCGATCGGTCCCGACCAGCTCGACCTGTTCGGCATTCGCTCGATCGATCCGCTGGAGAAGCAACTGGTGTTCGAGCGACGCGTCGCGATCGCCGACATGCGCGTCATCGACGAATTCGGCGTCGGCGTATTGATACGAAAGATCATCGAGCGTGTGCGGGCGCGGAACGGCGTGCTGCATGTCAGCTTCGATGTCGATTTTCTCGATCCCGCCGTCGCGCCCGGCGTCGGCACCACGGTGCCGGGCGGCGCGACCTATCGCGAGGCGCATCTGATCATGGAGCTGCTGCACGATTCGGATCTGGTGCGCTCGGTCGATATCGTCGAGCTCAACCCGTTCCTCGACGAACGCGGCCGCACCGCGCGCACCGCGGTCGAGCTGGTCGGCAGCCTGTTCGGCCTGCAGATCACCGACCGCCGCACGCCGAGCAACGCGGTGTTGCCGGGCAACCCCTGGAGCCGAGACTAG
- a CDS encoding acyl-CoA thioesterase has translation MLTKAPHLFDDATRVTAGDSCWQGRTSPDYWAFVGPFGGCTAATILRALIEHPQRAGDPLSLTVNFCAPVAEGAFDLDVRLVKANRSSQHWSVEMTQGGGDVATLATAVFAERRPSWSHQQAKFPGAAPFEQARRFPNTPMTWTHQYDFRFVEGEPSFYGSPAPSPLDAYSKQWIGDHVPRKIDMLSLMSMSDAFFGRVFLARRELIPFGTVSITTYFHTSSDELAAEDITRVLAVADAKIFHRSYGDQNGELWSPSGRLLATTTQIAYFKA, from the coding sequence ATGCTGACCAAAGCCCCGCACCTGTTCGACGACGCCACGCGGGTCACCGCCGGCGATAGCTGCTGGCAGGGCAGGACCAGCCCGGATTACTGGGCCTTTGTCGGGCCGTTCGGCGGCTGCACGGCCGCCACCATCCTGCGCGCGCTGATCGAGCATCCGCAGCGGGCGGGCGATCCGCTGTCGCTTACGGTGAATTTCTGCGCGCCGGTGGCCGAAGGCGCCTTCGATCTCGACGTCCGCCTGGTCAAGGCCAACCGCTCGAGCCAGCACTGGTCTGTGGAGATGACGCAGGGCGGCGGCGACGTCGCAACGCTGGCGACCGCCGTGTTCGCCGAGCGCCGCCCATCCTGGTCGCACCAGCAGGCCAAATTTCCCGGTGCTGCGCCGTTCGAGCAGGCGCGCAGATTTCCGAACACGCCGATGACGTGGACGCACCAGTATGATTTCCGCTTTGTCGAGGGTGAGCCGAGTTTCTACGGCTCGCCGGCGCCCTCGCCGCTCGACGCGTACTCAAAGCAGTGGATCGGCGATCACGTGCCGCGAAAGATCGACATGCTGTCGCTGATGTCGATGTCGGATGCGTTTTTCGGCCGGGTGTTTCTGGCGCGCCGCGAGCTGATCCCGTTCGGCACGGTTTCGATCACGACTTACTTCCACACCTCCTCGGACGAACTCGCCGCCGAGGACATCACGCGGGTGTTGGCGGTGGCGGATGCCAAAATCTTCCACAGGAGCTACGGCGACCAGAACGGCGAATTGTGGTCGCCGTCGGGACGCCTGCTCGCGACAACGACGCAGATCGCCTATTTCAAGGCGTAG
- a CDS encoding glycogen/starch/alpha-glucan phosphorylase — MDVLQEQVPGNDPTNYPALGQPIDELALAEIKGAILAKLRLAIGKDAGMATRRDWYKAAALALRDRIVHRWLTAEKQSYDAGSKRVYYLSLEFLIGRLFTDALNNMGLLPLFEAALGDLGVGLDDLRKCEPDAALGNGGLGRLAACFMESMATLAIPAIGYGIRYDFGLFRQIIAQGWQHEYPDEWLSFGNPWEFQRAEVVYHIHFGGHVDHVDDRGRDRATWRPAETVQAVAYDTPIVGWRGQHVNALRLWSARSPDPLRLDVFNSGDYLGAVAEEARAESICKFLYPNDESPAGRELRLRQEYFFVSASLQDLVKRHLASDGQLRNLPSKVAVQLNDTHPSLAVTELMRILVDLHNFRWDEAWKLTVATLSYTNHTLLPEALETWPVELFERLLPRHLEIIYRINAAHLAMADQRCPGDVDFRASVSLIDEKSGRRVRMGQLAFVGSHRINGVSAMHSDLMKETVFHDLNHLYPGRITNKTNGITFRRWLMLANRKLTDLMREVCGEAVLDDFSLFERLEARASDNAFQQRFREVKHHNKLALARLVGERTGIQVDPSALFDIQIKRIHEYKRQLLNIVETAALYQAIKDEPQRDWVPRVKIFAGKAAASYRYAKLIIKLINDVAEVVNDDPDIAGRLKVVFLADYNVSLAEVIIPAADLSEQISTAGMEASGTGNMKLALNGALTIGTLDGANIEIRDQVGAENIAIFGLEAGDVMIRRKQGLDATDVISRSPRLARAITAIESGAFSPDDPARFASIGHALRYLDHYMVSADFDSYYEAQRGIDARWQVVPAWTRASILNVARMPWFSSDRTIREYAEDIWHVPVRAAAPVPEAGAQRGATR, encoded by the coding sequence ATCGACGTGTTGCAGGAACAAGTCCCAGGAAATGATCCGACAAACTATCCGGCGCTGGGCCAGCCGATCGACGAACTGGCGCTGGCCGAGATCAAGGGTGCAATCCTCGCCAAGCTCCGGCTTGCGATCGGCAAGGACGCCGGCATGGCGACAAGGCGCGACTGGTACAAGGCCGCCGCGCTGGCGCTGCGCGACCGCATCGTGCACCGCTGGCTGACGGCCGAAAAGCAGAGCTACGATGCCGGCAGCAAGCGGGTCTATTATCTCTCGCTCGAATTCCTGATCGGCCGCCTGTTCACCGACGCGCTGAACAATATGGGCCTGCTGCCGTTGTTCGAGGCCGCACTAGGCGATCTCGGCGTCGGGCTTGACGACCTGCGCAAATGCGAACCGGACGCGGCGCTCGGCAATGGCGGCCTCGGGCGGCTCGCGGCCTGCTTCATGGAGAGCATGGCGACGCTGGCCATTCCCGCGATCGGCTACGGCATTCGCTACGACTTCGGCCTGTTCCGCCAGATCATCGCGCAGGGCTGGCAGCACGAATACCCGGACGAATGGCTGAGTTTCGGCAATCCCTGGGAATTCCAGCGGGCCGAGGTGGTCTACCACATCCATTTCGGCGGCCACGTCGACCATGTCGATGACCGCGGCCGCGACCGCGCGACATGGCGTCCGGCGGAAACCGTGCAGGCTGTCGCCTACGACACGCCGATCGTGGGCTGGCGCGGCCAGCACGTCAACGCGCTGCGGCTGTGGTCGGCGCGCTCGCCCGACCCGCTGCGGCTCGACGTCTTCAACAGCGGCGATTACCTCGGCGCTGTCGCCGAGGAGGCGCGCGCGGAATCGATCTGCAAATTCCTATACCCGAACGACGAGAGCCCTGCGGGGCGCGAGCTGCGGCTGCGGCAGGAATATTTCTTCGTCTCCGCCTCGCTGCAGGACCTGGTCAAGCGGCACCTTGCTTCCGACGGGCAGTTGCGCAACCTCCCTTCCAAGGTCGCGGTGCAGCTCAACGACACCCATCCGAGCCTCGCCGTCACCGAACTGATGCGCATCCTGGTCGACCTCCACAATTTCCGCTGGGACGAAGCGTGGAAGCTCACGGTGGCGACGCTGTCCTACACCAATCACACGCTGCTGCCGGAAGCGCTGGAAACATGGCCGGTCGAACTGTTCGAGCGGCTGCTGCCGCGGCATCTCGAAATCATCTACCGCATCAATGCCGCGCATCTGGCGATGGCCGATCAGCGTTGTCCCGGCGACGTCGATTTCCGCGCCTCGGTGTCGCTGATCGACGAGAAGAGTGGCCGAAGGGTGCGGATGGGGCAACTCGCTTTCGTCGGCTCGCACCGCATCAACGGCGTCTCGGCGATGCACTCCGACCTGATGAAGGAGACCGTGTTCCACGATCTCAACCATCTCTATCCCGGCCGCATCACCAACAAGACAAACGGCATCACCTTCCGCCGCTGGCTGATGCTCGCCAACCGGAAGCTGACCGACCTGATGCGCGAGGTTTGCGGCGAGGCCGTGCTTGACGATTTCTCCCTGTTCGAGCGCCTCGAGGCTCGCGCCAGCGACAACGCGTTCCAGCAGCGTTTTCGCGAGGTCAAGCATCACAACAAGCTGGCGCTGGCGCGGCTGGTCGGCGAACGCACCGGCATCCAGGTCGATCCGTCGGCGCTGTTCGACATCCAGATCAAGCGGATCCACGAATACAAGCGGCAATTGCTCAACATCGTCGAGACCGCCGCGCTATACCAGGCAATCAAGGACGAGCCGCAGCGCGACTGGGTGCCGCGGGTGAAAATCTTCGCCGGCAAGGCGGCGGCGAGCTATCGCTACGCCAAGCTGATCATCAAGCTGATCAACGATGTCGCCGAAGTCGTCAACGACGACCCCGATATCGCAGGAAGGCTGAAGGTCGTCTTCCTCGCCGACTATAATGTCAGCCTCGCCGAGGTGATCATTCCGGCCGCCGATCTCTCCGAGCAGATCTCCACTGCCGGCATGGAGGCCTCCGGCACCGGCAACATGAAGCTGGCGCTCAACGGCGCGCTGACCATCGGCACGCTCGACGGCGCCAATATCGAGATCCGCGACCAGGTCGGCGCGGAGAATATCGCGATCTTCGGCCTGGAGGCCGGCGACGTCATGATCCGCCGCAAGCAGGGGCTGGATGCGACCGACGTGATCAGCCGCTCGCCCCGGCTGGCGCGCGCCATCACCGCGATCGAGAGCGGCGCGTTCTCGCCCGACGATCCCGCCCGCTTTGCCTCGATCGGCCACGCGCTGCGCTATCTCGACCACTACATGGTGTCGGCCGATTTCGATTCTTACTATGAGGCGCAGCGCGGCATCGACGCGCGCTGGCAGGTGGTACCGGCCTGGACCCGCGCCTCGATCCTCAACGTGGCGCGGATGCCGTGGTTCTCCTCCGACCGCACCATCCGGGAATATGCCGAGGATATCTGGCATGTGCCGGTGCGCGCGGCCGCGCCGGTACCGGAAGCCGGTGCCCAGCGCGGGGCGACGCGGTAA